GACGCTGGACAAGGTAACCCTCCTGAATGTGACCATGACGGTCGAAGGGGCGACGGGTCGGCGCGCCGTCGGTTTTGGTTCCATGCCTTTGGGAAATATCTGGGCCTGGCCCAGCCGGCAGTTGAGCTATGATCAGACCCTCGCCGGTATGAAATACATCGCGGAGCGGCTGATCGGTCCGTTCCGCATGTCCGGTTTGTATGGACATCCGATTGACATCATTGAGGAACTGGAGCCGCGCTACTACCTGCCGGGGGAAGATTATGCCCGCTTGGCCCGCCTGAGCGAACCGGTGCCCAAGCTGGCCGCCCTGGTGGTGGCTTCGGCCTTCGACGCCGCCTTGCATGATGCCTACGGCAAGCTCCACGGCCGCAATTGCTACCAAACCTACACCCGCGAGTTTCTCCACAATGATCTCAGTCACTATCTAGGGGAGGAGTTCACGGGTGAGTGGCTGGAGCAATACATCGAGCCGGTGCCGAAGGCGGTCATGCCGTTGTATCACCTTGTGGGCGCCCTGGACCCGTTGACACCCGCTGAGGTCCGCCAGCCGGTCGGCGATGGCTTGCCGGAACATCTGGGAGAGTGGATCGAGCGGGACGGCCTAACGCATCTGAAGATCAAACTCAACGGCGATGACTTGGGCTGGGATGTGGAGCGGGTACTTTCCGTGAATGCGGTGGCGGAGGAAGTGCAAAAGCGGCAGGGTGTGGAACGCTGGTATTACTCGCTGGATTTCAATGAACGATGCCAGACGGTGGACTATCTGTTGGAGTTTTTGCATCGGGTGCAGGGGCGTTCCCCGGCGGCTTACGCAAGGATTCAGTACATCGAGCAGCCGACGGCCCGCGACCTCAAGGCCCATCCGGAGAACAAGATGCATGCCGCGGCTCGGCTCAAGCCGGTGGTGATTGATGAATCGCTCACGGACATCGAATCCCTACATTTGGCGCGGGAGATGGGATACACGGGGGTGGCATTCAAGGCCTGCAAGGGGCAATCGTCCACGCTGTTGCTGGCAGCGGCGGCCCAAAAGTACGGTCTGTTCCGCTGTGTGCAGGACTTGACCTGTCCGGGGGCCTCGCTCATCCAATCGGCGGGTCTCGCCGCCCACATTCCCGGCGTGGCAGCCATCGAAGCCAACAGCCGTCAGTACGTCCCGGCAGCAAACCGGGCGTGGGAAGAACGCTTCCCCGGCGTCTTCACCATCCGGCAGGGCGTGATGAACACCGGCATTCTCACCGGGCCGGGATTGGGAGCGGTTCCGCCGATGGAGTAAAATAGCACGCCCTTCCCTCACGGAACAAGGACACTCCCGGCTATGTCGAGTTAGGAAAAAGCCACGAGGGCCTGGTCCAGTTGGGAGGCGCGGCTACCGGCCCCGCTCGCGGACACGTGTGCTCCTTTTTCTAGAATGCCAATCTAAGCACAAGGTGCAATGCCGCGAGAACAGGTCCAAGCGGCGGCAGATCGACTTCAGTCCCAAAGGGATGCACGGCAATGGCGACAACGACAAACACAGGATTGGCGGACATTGGTCTGATCGGTTTGGCCGTGATGGGTGAGAATCTGGTACTGAACATTGAGTCACGGGGTTACACCGTGGCGGTGTACAACCGCACGACGAGCCGGGTGGATGAGTTCCTCGCCGGACGGGGAAAGGGGAAGCGGATCATCGGCACGCATTCGCCCCAGGAATTGGCTGCCGTTTTGAAGCGGCCCCGCAAGGTCATGATGCTGGTGAAAGCCGGGCAGGCGGTGGATGACACCATTGCCGCGATCGTGCCGTATCTGGAACCAGGGGACATTCTCATCGACGGCGGCAATACCCACTTTCGGGACACCGAACGCCGGTTGCAAGCATTAGCCGCCCGTGGGATTCGCTACATTGGCACGGGGGTGTCCGGCGGTGAGGAAGGCGCCTTGCGCGGACCGAGCATCATGCCCGGCGGAGATGCCAGTGCCTGGCCGGAAGTTCAGCCGATTTTCCAGGCGATCGCCGCCAAGGTGCGCGACACGGACGGACGGGAAGTGCCCTGCTGCGACTGGGTGGGTCCGGGCGGAGCCGGCCACTTCGTCAAGATGGTACACAATGGCATCGAATACGGCGATATGCAACTGATCGGCGAGTCGTACCATGTGCTCAAGGAAATGCTGGGGCTAACCGCGCCGGAGCTGCATCAAGTCTATGCCCGCTGGAACCAGGGCGTGCTGGATAGCTATCTGATCGAGATCACAGCGAACATCTTCCAGCACGTGGATGCGGAGACGGGCAAGCCGCTGGTGGAAGTCATTTTGGATGCCGCGGGCCAAAAGGGGACCGGCAAATGGACGGTGGATGCCGCGACGGATAACAGCGTTCCTCTGACGTTGATCGCGGAAGCGGTGTTTGCCCGCTGTTTGTCAGCCCTCAAGGAGCAGCGGGTACAGGCCAGTCAGGTGCTGGCGGGACCGTCACCGCGGCGAGTGAGTGAACGGGAGGAGTGGATCGCAGACGTGGAAATGGCCCTGTATGCCAGCAAGATCATCAGCTACGCTCAGGGCTTCGCCTTGATGAAGGCCCAGGCCCAGGCCAGCGGATGGGACTTGAATTATGGCGGAATCGCCATGCTCTGGCGCGGCGGCTGCATCATCCGCAGTGTATTTCTGAGCCGGATTAAGGAAGCCTTCGACCGCAATCCGAAACTCGTGAACCTGGTGCTGGACCCATATTTTGCCGGAGAATTGGGACGTGCGCAGCACGGCTGGCGCCGGGTGGTCAGCCGGGCGGTGCAAGAAGGGATTCCCGTCCCCGCGATGGCCAGTGCCCTGGCGTACTACGATGGCTACCGCAGCGCTTGGCTGCCCGCCAACCTGCTGCAAGCTCAACGGGATTACTTCGGTGCCCACACCTACGAGCGAGTGGACAAGCCCCGCGGGCAGTTCTTCCATACCAATTGGACCGGCCAAGGCGGCACCACCACCAGCGGCAGCTATACGGTGTAATACGCTATTCCGCGGATGGCCGCGCTATGTCTTCAGGTTATCCCGAAGCGGGAGGAATACCGCCTCCGAGCGGTCCATTTCCCAATTCCGATGAGGGGGAACATCACACCCCTGTGCGGGACCCCCGCGTCTTTTTCGCTGCCGAGCGGACGCTATTGGCCTGGGTTCGCACCGCTTTGGGACTCATTGGTATGGGATTTGTCGTCGCTCGTTTTGGACTGTTCTTGCAACTCGTCCGCGCCCATCCACCGTCCGGCGAGCATTCCTGGTATGCCCTGATCGGGGTAACTCTGGCGCTGCTGGGAGCGGCGGCCTCAGGAGTGGCGACCTGGCAACACGCTCGCTTCTGCCGCCATCTGCCCGAAAACGAGCTGCCCGAACACTACCGGCAGGAACCGGCCTTGTTCCTGGGTTACGGCCTGGCGCTCGCCGGTGTGGCCCTAGCGGTCATCCTGGTCGCTTGAGGCGGCGATGCTGAAGGTCGAACCGTTGCCAGCCATCCGGCCCTTCGTCCCCGGAGTTATTGTTCGCGGAACCACGGGGAAAACCGCCCGTATTGTCCGAGGGGAAGGCGAGAACCCAGGGGAGTCGGCATCCCGACGGAGCGCCCGCCGGCCTCTTCCATCTGATATTGCTGGCGGAAGCGGCTGCCTTCCGTTATGCTGCAAGCGGCGGATTTTCCCCAGGAGTCTTTCCCATGTACGGCCGTTGGCTATTACGCATGCTGCAATGGGCGGTCTGGCTCGTGCTGCGCCTGCTGTTGGCCTGCCGGTATCGGGTCCGCCTGGTGGGGTTGGACGAAGTGTTGCGCAAGCCGGGGCCGTATTTGATCCTGCCCAACCATCCCGCCTACGCCGATCCGCCGAATCTGATAGCCCATCTTTGGCCCGCATTCCGCATGCGCCCGGTGCTCCTGGACTCCATTTTCCGCCATCCGCTGCTGGCCCCCTTCCGCTGGATCTTTCGGGGGATTTCGATTCCGGATTTTCAGCGGCCCACGCCGGCGGATCGAGAGCGGATCGAGGCCGCCAAGGCGGAGATCATCGCTTCCCTGCAACGGGGGGAGAGTGTCATCCTCTGGCCGAGCGGGCGTCTGTCCCGCGACGGGCGGGAGTGGATTGGCGGCGCGCGCCTAGCGGCTGAGGTGCTGGCCGCTGTGCCGCAGGTCACGGTCGTTCTGGTGCGCACACGGGGCCTGTGGGGCAGCATGTTCAGTTGGGCCAATGGCCAGCCCCGGCTGTTTGCTGCGATACTCAAGGCTTTCCTCTTGTGGCTAGCCAATCTGTTTGTGCTGGCACCGCGGCGCAAGGTCACCGTCACCCTCGAAGCCTTCCTACCCGAAGAACGCCCGGAACCGGTGCGCGAACGCCTCAACCCTTGGCTGCAAGCTTGGTACAATGCCGATGTGGAGCGGGAAGAACCGACGTTTGTCCCCTATCACTTCCTCTTTGGGCCGCGCACGCATACCTTCCCTGCCCCTGTTTCCTCGCCCTCCTTCGACTGGGATGCCATCCGGCCCCCCACACGCGTCCTCGTCGCCCAAGTCGTGGAGGAAAAACTCAAACGCCCTCTGACGGAGGCGGAAAACCAGCCCCAAACCACTTTCCTGGAACTGGGAATCGACAGCCTCGATGTCGCGGAGATCACCCTCAAGGTCGAACGAATCACCGGTCACAGCAGCGGAGGGCTGCCGGGTACGCTGGGGGAATTGTGGGCAATCGCCGAGGGATTACAGGAGCAGCCGCCGCCTCCGCCCGCCCCGCCGCCGTGGTTCACGCCCATTGTCGATGACACCCGGCTGTCCATCCTGGGCGAAACGATCGCCGAGGCCTTCTTGCATCAGGCGTTTCAGCGCCGCCGGGAAGTGATCGTCGCGGATGACCGCGCCGGCGTGTTGACCTATGAAAGGCTCCTTGTGGGGGCGAGCGCCTTATCGGCGCGCTTCCGCCTCTTGCCCGAACAGCGCGTGGGCTTGCTCCTCCCGGCCTCTGTGGGATGCGATCTGGCCATTCTGGGCTTGTACCTGGCGGGCAAAGTGCCGGTTTTGCTCAACTGGACCACGGGTCCTGCCGCTTTGGGCCACGCCGTCCGGCTGACGGGCCTCCGTCAGGTGGTCACCTCCCGCTTGTTTCTCGAACGCGTCTCCGTGGAGATTCCGGGCATCGAATGGCTCTATTTGGAAGATATCCGAGCTAGCATCAGCCGCTATGAATTGTGGGCGCGCTTGCTGGCAGTTCGGCTGCTGCCGCAGTGGTATCATCGCCGCCTCCACATGAGCTTGCCTCCCCAATCGCTCGATCCGGAACAGACAGCCGTCATTCTTTTCACCAGCGGTAGTGAAAAAGCCCCGAAAGCCGTGCCGCTGACGCACCGGAATATCCTCTCCGACCAGCGAGCCTGCTTGGAAGCGCTTCAACTCCACCGCCGGCACAGTGCCCTCGGTTTTCTCCCGATGTTTCACAGTTTCGGCTTCACCATCACGGGGTTGCTTCCGCTGTTCGTGGCAGTACGGATCGTGCACCACCCGGACCCCACCGATGCCACGGCCTTGGTTCGCAAAATCGCCACGTATCGCCCCTCCATCATCGCCACCACTCCCACCTTCCTGAGCTTTCTGCTCGACCGGGCCAAGCCTGGCGATTTGGAATCCCTCCAGCTTATCATCGTGGGAGCAGAAAAATGTCCGCTTCACCTGTTTGACCGGGTGCGGCACCTAGCCCCGAACGCCCAGTTACTCGAAGGCTATGGCGTGACCGAATGCTCCCCTGTGGTCAGTGTCAATCGGCCGGGCCGGGTGCGTCCGGGTACCATTGGCGAGCCGCTGCCGGGTATCTCCGTGCGGATTGTGGACCCCGAGACGCACGAACTGCTGCCTCCACAGCACCGTGGCCTGCTGTTAGTTGCCGGCCCCATCGTCTTCCCCGGTTACTTGGGGGATGACACGGCTTCGCCATTTCTCTATCAGGACGGCAAGCGCTGGTACAACACCGGCGACTTGGCCGAACAGACCGATGACGGCTTTCTCATCTTCCACGGCCGACTTAAGCGCTTCCTCAAAGTGGGTGGGGAAATGATTTCACTGCCCGCTCTCGAAGAGCCGTTCAGCAAGCGCTTCCCTCCCACACCTGATGGTCCGCGCGCTGCCGTCGAGGGCATCGAAACTCCCGAAGGGCGCCGCATCGTCCTGTTCACGACCGAACCCTTGACCCTGCAGGAAGCCAACGCCATTTTGCAAGAGGAGGGATTTCGAGGCCTGTATCGCTTGGATGAAGTCCGCCGACTCGACAAACTTCCCGTCTTGGGCACGGGCAAGACCGATTACAAAGTCCTCCGCCGCTGTTTGGAAGCCGAAATCCCCCAAACGGCTAGAATCTCCCTGTAGCTTACATCCCGTCGGGGGCTTGAGGGGTTCGCGCGAGTGGCGGAAAAAGCTCAGTCGCAAAGGTTCGGAGCCGCCAGATCGCAAGACCACGAAGGAGAACATTCCGAAGGGTCATAACCGAGACGGTGGCGGAGCTTTTCGCCCAACTCGAAGAGCGCCTTGCTCAGGAGGCGAGAGATCCGCGAGGGGGACAGACCCATGACGGCGCTGATCTCCCGCAGACGCAAGTCTTCACGGTAGTACAGAGTGACGGCGAGACGCTCTTTCGGAGGAAGCGATTCGATGGCTTCACTGAGATGCTGGAGGACCTCTTCGCGTTCGGAATCCTCATAAGGTGCAGCAGCAGGAGCCAGCGGATCCGGACCGCCGCTTTCCCGCGTCTGTTCCCAGGATACCATGCGGCTGAAGCGTTCCGCGGCGAGCGTGTCGGCCACTTCATCCTCGCTCAGACCCGTGGCGGCGGCCAAGGCGGCGACGGTCACCGGAGCAGGCAGGCTGCGATAGGCCCGCCGGACCAGAGCAATCCGCGCTAACACATGTTGAGGCAGCGGGCTGTTGCGGCGCAACTCATCCACAATGGCCCCGCGGATGCGAATGTAGGCAAACGTCTTGAATTGGGCATTGCGCGAGGGGTCGAACTTGTTGGCCGCTTCCACCAATCCCAGCACCCCGGCCGACTCCAGGTTTTCCACATCGACATACTCTGGCAACTCTCCGATCATGCGGCCGATCACATGTTTGACTAGGGGCAAATGTTGAAGGATGAGTTGCTCACGCCGCTGCTGATCCATCTGGCGCTGGTAGAGATGGGCGGAAGTAGCAGCTTCCGTGGGAGAGGCGGCGGCTTCGCAGGGAAAAGCTGCAGTTTCGCAGGGCGCTGGCACGAGGGGCATCTCCGGGGTGTGAGTCATGGCTGGCATACTCGGCATCGAGGATCCATGGGCAAGAGGTCGATGCCATCCTTGGCTGAATACTTCAGATCGCAGGGGGTACGGGCTGGCTTCTCATCCGCCACCCGTCCCAATATCTTCCGGACGAATCACCGCTACCGGTTCCATGAGGATATCCGCCGGGATTTCCTGGTAGGCGATGACGGCCAAGTCTGGCAGCGAGCGGACGAGGGCCTGGCGGAGAGGGCGGCGTAAACTTGCATCACAAAGCAGGGCCACTTCCAGACCGCGGGCCAGAGCTTGACGCCACTCCGCCGCCAATTTCAAAGTCAGGCGCTCCAGGCGTTGCGGATCGAGCAGCAATTGCTGGCCTTGGAGAGATCGCCGCAATTCCACTTCCACACGAGGGTCCAAAATCAGCACGCGGATACGGCCGCTGCTGTCCCGGAAGCGATCGACCACGGCCCGGCCAATATCGACGCGGACCCGTTCGGCCAGTTCCACCGGGTCTTTCGTGGCCACGGCGTGGGTTGCCAAACTTTCCAGAATCCGCGGCAGATTCGAGATCGGAACCCGCTCCTGCAACAGCAGCATGAGGACGCGATGCACCGTGCCCATCGTCAGGATGGTCGGAATCAACTCATCCACGACAGCAGGACTGCTTTCACGGACCTTGTCGAGCATGGTTTTGAGGTCTTCCCGGCTGAGCAATTCTCCGGCGTGCCGGCGGACGATTTCTCCGAGATGGGTGATCAGCACGCTGGCAGCATCGACGACGGTATAGCCAGCAGCTTCCGCCCGCGGGCGCTCCGTATCGCTGATCCAACGGGCCGGTAGGCCGAAAACTGGCTCGCGGGCTTCCTCGCCCAGGAGGGGCGGCTTGGGTGTTCCTCCTGGATCGATCGCCAGCCACATGTCTGGGCGCAGTTCCGCATGGGCTACTTCCCGGCCATTGAGCAAAATGCGATAAGTGGTCGGCGGCAGTTGGAGATTGTCCCGCAGTCGCACCGCGGGGACCCATAGCCCGCTTTGCCGGGCCAAGTCGCGCCGGAGTGCTCCGATTCGTTCCACCAAGCCCGGTCCACGCCGCGCCATGACGAGAGGTATTAGGCCAGGGCCGATTTCCAAGGCCAGCCTATCCGTCTGCAAAAACTCTTCGACGAACGCTTCCGTTGGGGACCGCGGCGGTGCGGCCGGAGCCGCTTGGGGACCTCCACCACTGGGCGGACCAGCGGCGGGTGGAGCCGGCGTGGAAGCCGCCCATTGCCGTGAAAGCAGGTATAAACCTGTGCCTAAGAGAATGAAGGGAATCGTCGGCAAACCGGGCATGAGCGACAGACCCAGCAGAATGAATGACCCCAATCGCAAGGGCGCCGCTGAGGCGCGAATCTGCGAGCCGATCTCCTGACCGAGGCTGCTATCGCTCGTAGCTTTGGTCACCAAAATCCCCGCCGCCGTAGCTGTGATCAGGGCCGGAATCTGCGTGATCAAGCCATCACCAATCGTCAGGATCGAATAGGTCCGGACAGCTTCCGCCAGCGGCATTCCTTGCGTCAAACCGATGATCAGGCCGCCAATGAGATTGACCGCTGTGATGATGATGGCGGCAATCGCATCTCCCCGCACAAAGCGGCTTGCCCCATCCATCGTGCCGTAAAACTCGCTTTCGCGCACCAAGGCCTGCCGCCGCCGCCGGGCCTCCGTCTCGTCGATGATTCCCGCGTTCAACTCCGCGTCAATGGCCATCTGTTTGCCCGGCATGGCATCCAAGGTGAAGCGCGCCGCCACTTCCGACACGCGTGCCGCACCCTTCGTGATCACCACGAACTGGATCACGATCAAAATCAAGAAAATGACCAGGCCGACGACCAGACTCCCGCCGACAACAAACTGCCCGAAAGCCAGAACTATCTCCCCGGCGTAGGCATGCAGCAAGATCAAGCGGGTGGTCGCCACGTTGAGGGCCAAGCGATACAGGGTCAACAACAAGAGCAGCGAAGGGAAGGTGGAGAACTCCAAGGGCTGCCGAACCGTTAGGGTGACCAAAAGCAGCAGGATCGTCGCTCCCAGGTTGAGGGCCAAGAGCATATCGAGAAGGAGCGTCGGCAAGGGGACCAGGAAGATGACGAGAAGTCCCAGCAGGG
This Thermogemmata fonticola DNA region includes the following protein-coding sequences:
- a CDS encoding sigma-70 family RNA polymerase sigma factor, which gives rise to MPSMPAMTHTPEMPLVPAPCETAAFPCEAAASPTEAATSAHLYQRQMDQQRREQLILQHLPLVKHVIGRMIGELPEYVDVENLESAGVLGLVEAANKFDPSRNAQFKTFAYIRIRGAIVDELRRNSPLPQHVLARIALVRRAYRSLPAPVTVAALAAATGLSEDEVADTLAAERFSRMVSWEQTRESGGPDPLAPAAAPYEDSEREEVLQHLSEAIESLPPKERLAVTLYYREDLRLREISAVMGLSPSRISRLLSKALFELGEKLRHRLGYDPSECSPSWSCDLAAPNLCD
- a CDS encoding flagellar biosynthesis protein FlhA, which translates into the protein MANAAPPTTAGTLLQRSEMLLSLALLGLLVIFLVPLPTLLLDMLLALNLGATILLLLVTLTVRQPLEFSTFPSLLLLLTLYRLALNVATTRLILLHAYAGEIVLAFGQFVVGGSLVVGLVIFLILIVIQFVVITKGAARVSEVAARFTLDAMPGKQMAIDAELNAGIIDETEARRRRQALVRESEFYGTMDGASRFVRGDAIAAIIITAVNLIGGLIIGLTQGMPLAEAVRTYSILTIGDGLITQIPALITATAAGILVTKATSDSSLGQEIGSQIRASAAPLRLGSFILLGLSLMPGLPTIPFILLGTGLYLLSRQWAASTPAPPAAGPPSGGGPQAAPAAPPRSPTEAFVEEFLQTDRLALEIGPGLIPLVMARRGPGLVERIGALRRDLARQSGLWVPAVRLRDNLQLPPTTYRILLNGREVAHAELRPDMWLAIDPGGTPKPPLLGEEAREPVFGLPARWISDTERPRAEAAGYTVVDAASVLITHLGEIVRRHAGELLSREDLKTMLDKVRESSPAVVDELIPTILTMGTVHRVLMLLLQERVPISNLPRILESLATHAVATKDPVELAERVRVDIGRAVVDRFRDSSGRIRVLILDPRVEVELRRSLQGQQLLLDPQRLERLTLKLAAEWRQALARGLEVALLCDASLRRPLRQALVRSLPDLAVIAYQEIPADILMEPVAVIRPEDIGTGGG
- a CDS encoding mandelate racemase/muconate lactonizing enzyme family protein, whose translation is MRSTDITIRDVAISYEDYTYRTPIKFGGMTLDKVTLLNVTMTVEGATGRRAVGFGSMPLGNIWAWPSRQLSYDQTLAGMKYIAERLIGPFRMSGLYGHPIDIIEELEPRYYLPGEDYARLARLSEPVPKLAALVVASAFDAALHDAYGKLHGRNCYQTYTREFLHNDLSHYLGEEFTGEWLEQYIEPVPKAVMPLYHLVGALDPLTPAEVRQPVGDGLPEHLGEWIERDGLTHLKIKLNGDDLGWDVERVLSVNAVAEEVQKRQGVERWYYSLDFNERCQTVDYLLEFLHRVQGRSPAAYARIQYIEQPTARDLKAHPENKMHAAARLKPVVIDESLTDIESLHLAREMGYTGVAFKACKGQSSTLLLAAAAQKYGLFRCVQDLTCPGASLIQSAGLAAHIPGVAAIEANSRQYVPAANRAWEERFPGVFTIRQGVMNTGILTGPGLGAVPPME
- the gnd gene encoding decarboxylating NADP(+)-dependent phosphogluconate dehydrogenase, translating into MATTTNTGLADIGLIGLAVMGENLVLNIESRGYTVAVYNRTTSRVDEFLAGRGKGKRIIGTHSPQELAAVLKRPRKVMMLVKAGQAVDDTIAAIVPYLEPGDILIDGGNTHFRDTERRLQALAARGIRYIGTGVSGGEEGALRGPSIMPGGDASAWPEVQPIFQAIAAKVRDTDGREVPCCDWVGPGGAGHFVKMVHNGIEYGDMQLIGESYHVLKEMLGLTAPELHQVYARWNQGVLDSYLIEITANIFQHVDAETGKPLVEVILDAAGQKGTGKWTVDAATDNSVPLTLIAEAVFARCLSALKEQRVQASQVLAGPSPRRVSEREEWIADVEMALYASKIISYAQGFALMKAQAQASGWDLNYGGIAMLWRGGCIIRSVFLSRIKEAFDRNPKLVNLVLDPYFAGELGRAQHGWRRVVSRAVQEGIPVPAMASALAYYDGYRSAWLPANLLQAQRDYFGAHTYERVDKPRGQFFHTNWTGQGGTTTSGSYTV
- a CDS encoding AMP-binding protein, which translates into the protein MYGRWLLRMLQWAVWLVLRLLLACRYRVRLVGLDEVLRKPGPYLILPNHPAYADPPNLIAHLWPAFRMRPVLLDSIFRHPLLAPFRWIFRGISIPDFQRPTPADRERIEAAKAEIIASLQRGESVILWPSGRLSRDGREWIGGARLAAEVLAAVPQVTVVLVRTRGLWGSMFSWANGQPRLFAAILKAFLLWLANLFVLAPRRKVTVTLEAFLPEERPEPVRERLNPWLQAWYNADVEREEPTFVPYHFLFGPRTHTFPAPVSSPSFDWDAIRPPTRVLVAQVVEEKLKRPLTEAENQPQTTFLELGIDSLDVAEITLKVERITGHSSGGLPGTLGELWAIAEGLQEQPPPPPAPPPWFTPIVDDTRLSILGETIAEAFLHQAFQRRREVIVADDRAGVLTYERLLVGASALSARFRLLPEQRVGLLLPASVGCDLAILGLYLAGKVPVLLNWTTGPAALGHAVRLTGLRQVVTSRLFLERVSVEIPGIEWLYLEDIRASISRYELWARLLAVRLLPQWYHRRLHMSLPPQSLDPEQTAVILFTSGSEKAPKAVPLTHRNILSDQRACLEALQLHRRHSALGFLPMFHSFGFTITGLLPLFVAVRIVHHPDPTDATALVRKIATYRPSIIATTPTFLSFLLDRAKPGDLESLQLIIVGAEKCPLHLFDRVRHLAPNAQLLEGYGVTECSPVVSVNRPGRVRPGTIGEPLPGISVRIVDPETHELLPPQHRGLLLVAGPIVFPGYLGDDTASPFLYQDGKRWYNTGDLAEQTDDGFLIFHGRLKRFLKVGGEMISLPALEEPFSKRFPPTPDGPRAAVEGIETPEGRRIVLFTTEPLTLQEANAILQEEGFRGLYRLDEVRRLDKLPVLGTGKTDYKVLRRCLEAEIPQTARISL
- a CDS encoding YidH family protein, which encodes MSSGYPEAGGIPPPSGPFPNSDEGEHHTPVRDPRVFFAAERTLLAWVRTALGLIGMGFVVARFGLFLQLVRAHPPSGEHSWYALIGVTLALLGAAASGVATWQHARFCRHLPENELPEHYRQEPALFLGYGLALAGVALAVILVA